The Podarcis raffonei isolate rPodRaf1 chromosome 7, rPodRaf1.pri, whole genome shotgun sequence nucleotide sequence TCCGTCTTCTGCAAGGAGGACACATGCCACACCGTTTCCGTTTCTTTTTCCCTGAATTGATGGCAGATGCCAATTCGTTCTGCATTGGGTACTCTGCTAAGCCAGCCATATGGAGTGCGCTCTCTGCCAGAAATACGCCAGCAGGGGTCATAATGAAAAGGCCAGGGTTGATAGGAAAAGCCCCCAGGTAAGGAAAATCAGATGGGCTGTTCATTGTCTCTGCAGCCGAGACGGCTTCCATGTCTGAGATGCCCGTCCCGTGGTCATTAGGCAGGGGAATGTGCTCCTGGACTACTCTTTTGAGCAGCTCTGTCGACTGAGCAAACTGTTGCAAGATGCTCTGTCCTTCTGCAGAAATATCTGATTTGCTCAGCATGTCGGAGATGCTTTTGTGCTTTGAGGTAGAATTGCTTTTATCCATAGTTGCTTCATTGCCGTTGGCGACGGGGGCACCTTTCTCAGAATGTTCACTTAATGAGCTGGTGCTACCAAAAGTGGAGTAGTGGGAGAGTGGTCGAGACTTCTTAAGACTTTTGTTCAAAGGTTCGCTTATTATCCCACTTTTGTTCCTCCTTTCTGAATTGACTGACGGCTGAGAGTCATCTGGGTTCTTGGTTTTTTCCAATAGGCCTGGCTTGGAACTGGCGTCTTGATGAGAGCCAGTTTCAGACATCTTTTTTCTTAACAAAGAGGAGACCAGATAAAGCAGCAAGCCCACTCAGGGTGGAAAACAACACACCGCCACAATACTAACAGTACCAATCACAAATGATGGCGGGGAGGGGGCAAGGTCCGTCTTCAGTGCACTTCCAAGGCCATTACAACACGTCCTGCAGTTTCATATACAACAGGTGCCTCTGAAAGTTAAAAAGGGAAGAGTGAATTAGCGAAGAGTTAGGTGTCTGCTGAAACAATTGCACTGTGTTGTTTTTCACTCAGTCAGCCCTGTCCTCATCACTCCCATGAACACAACCATATGGAAGACTACAACCACTGCCAAACCATTGGACCTGAAGGTATCCTGGATGGGATTGTGCCACTTCTACAGGTAGCTTAAGGATACCTTCCTATGGATGGTATACAACAACATtttactcatagaatcatagagttggaagagaccacaagggccatcgagtccaaccccctgcagagcactcctgacatatggttgtcaagcctctgcttaaagacctccaaagaaggagactccaccacactccttggcagcaaattccactgtcgaacagctcttactgtcaggaagttcttcctaatgtttaggtggaatcttctttcttgtagtttggatccattgctccgtgtcc carries:
- the CXXC5 gene encoding CXXC-type zinc finger protein 5; this translates as MSETGSHQDASSKPGLLEKTKNPDDSQPSVNSERRNKSGIISEPLNKSLKKSRPLSHYSTFGSTSSLSEHSEKGAPVANGNEATMDKSNSTSKHKSISDMLSKSDISAEGQSILQQFAQSTELLKRVVQEHIPLPNDHGTGISDMEAVSAAETMNSPSDFPYLGAFPINPGLFIMTPAGVFLAESALHMAGLAEYPMQNELASAINSGKKKRKRCGMCPPCRRRINCEQCSSCRNRKTGHQICKFRKCEELKKKPSAALEKVMLPTGAAFRWFQ